From uncultured Methanobrevibacter sp., a single genomic window includes:
- the mvk gene encoding mevalonate kinase: MRHISVASAPGKTILFGEHSVVYDEPAIAGAVNKRATVSIRKSNNNYSTLKSNDLGFEVKMDTRRGTYTLVRGKPGIIRYILNAMGKFHDHSNIDMSLSLNLPIGSGLGSSAAVTVATIAALHHFHGVEFNKETLAHEAHGVEEDVQGIASPLDTLISTYGGLIYLSREKRIVHFDSHLDAPFVVGFTNKYGNTAKMVKNVKTLKETYPELVNPIISTMGKIANEARVAIIKNDVERIAELMNLNQGLLDSLGVNTYELSRMIYTARDNGALASKITGSGGGGSIISLCREDNVDEVAEAINVEDKTIKVKFSKDGVLVNRRAPPLP; encoded by the coding sequence ATGAGACATATATCAGTGGCTTCTGCACCGGGAAAGACAATTCTTTTCGGTGAGCATTCAGTAGTTTATGATGAACCGGCTATTGCAGGTGCAGTCAATAAAAGGGCTACAGTAAGCATTCGCAAATCAAATAACAATTACTCTACATTAAAGTCCAATGATTTAGGTTTTGAAGTGAAGATGGATACTCGTAGAGGAACTTATACATTAGTTAGAGGAAAGCCTGGCATTATTCGCTATATCTTAAATGCTATGGGAAAGTTCCATGATCACAGTAACATTGACATGAGCTTGTCCCTTAATTTGCCTATAGGTTCAGGTTTAGGTTCTTCTGCTGCTGTAACTGTCGCTACAATTGCTGCATTGCATCATTTTCATGGTGTTGAATTCAATAAGGAAACTTTGGCGCATGAAGCTCATGGAGTGGAAGAGGATGTTCAAGGTATAGCAAGTCCATTGGATACATTGATAAGTACATATGGCGGATTAATCTACTTGTCTCGTGAAAAGAGGATAGTCCATTTTGACAGTCATTTGGATGCTCCATTTGTTGTGGGATTCACAAATAAGTATGGAAACACTGCTAAAATGGTTAAGAACGTAAAGACATTAAAGGAAACCTATCCTGAATTGGTCAATCCTATAATCTCTACAATGGGCAAGATTGCTAATGAGGCAAGAGTTGCAATCATAAAGAATGATGTGGAAAGGATAGCTGAACTCATGAATTTGAATCAGGGATTGCTTGACTCTTTAGGTGTAAACACTTATGAATTGTCCAGAATGATTTATACTGCTCGTGACAATGGAGCGCTAGCATCCAAAATCACTGGTTCTGGTGGTGGGGGAAGTATAATTTCCCTATGTAGGGAAGACAATGTGGATGAAGTTGCAGAGGCAATAAATGTTGAAGATAAGACAATTAAAGTCAAGTTCTCAAAGGATGGTGTTTTAGTAAATAGGAGAGCTCCTCCTTTGCCTTAG
- a CDS encoding isopentenyl phosphate kinase, which translates to MIILKIGGSILTEKDSAEPKVDYENLNRIAEEIRESLYAEEISNDLIDGLVIVHGAGSFGHPPAKKYQIGQPFEMKDYLEKRIGFAEVQNEVKKLNSIICESLIEHGIPVIAIPPSSFITSHNKRIYDFDLNLIKTYLREGFVPVLFGDVVIDDEVKIAVISGDQVLQYIAKFLKSDRIVLGTDVAGVYTKNPKTHDDAVHIDEVNSIEDIKFLESTTNVDVTGGMVGKVKELLDLADYGISSEIINANEEGAIAKALQGMKVNGTKICRK; encoded by the coding sequence ATGATTATTTTAAAGATTGGCGGAAGCATATTAACTGAAAAGGACTCAGCGGAACCTAAAGTGGATTATGAAAACTTGAATCGTATTGCAGAGGAAATCAGAGAGTCTTTATATGCTGAAGAAATCAGCAATGACTTGATAGATGGTCTTGTAATTGTTCATGGTGCAGGCTCATTTGGTCACCCACCTGCTAAAAAGTATCAAATTGGCCAACCTTTTGAAATGAAGGATTACCTTGAAAAGAGGATAGGATTTGCTGAAGTTCAAAATGAGGTCAAGAAATTGAATTCAATCATCTGTGAATCCTTGATTGAACATGGCATTCCAGTTATTGCCATACCTCCATCTTCCTTTATAACTTCACACAATAAAAGGATTTATGATTTTGACTTGAACTTAATAAAGACATATCTTAGGGAAGGTTTCGTGCCTGTTCTCTTTGGAGATGTCGTTATTGATGATGAAGTTAAGATTGCAGTTATATCTGGAGACCAAGTGCTTCAATACATTGCTAAGTTCCTAAAGTCTGATAGGATTGTTCTTGGAACTGATGTTGCGGGGGTTTATACTAAAAACCCTAAAACTCATGATGATGCAGTTCATATTGATGAAGTGAACTCCATTGAAGACATCAAGTTCTTGGAATCCACTACCAATGTTGATGTAACCGGAGGGATGGTTGGAAAGGTAAAAGAGCTTTTAGACCTTGCAGATTATGGAATAAGTTCTGAAATCATCAATGCAAATGAGGAAGGGGCCATTGCAAAGGCATTGCAGGGCATGAAAGTGAATGGAACTAAAATCTGCAGAAAATAA